The following proteins are encoded in a genomic region of Cygnus olor isolate bCygOlo1 chromosome 11, bCygOlo1.pri.v2, whole genome shotgun sequence:
- the LOC121076326 gene encoding uncharacterized protein LOC121076326 produces the protein MGSPQQSCGVTPSHPAGDMSPMPRSEGDMAPAPCPASGGLRCRAVLLLAVCLSVTALPHGLGSLVAPLPGHLPQRGHGDPHNHPTMEPPASEGTSGCSCGEGNSNHGMGAAGLALGTPTGAVMLVDNSVPTSDLTTSSGFSDVQHEAPGAPARSPEGQERAVSPSPVPCHPASGVGEDHAAAHPQPPVGPSPALPSEETSSWAGARPGAAPVPSVPAVTPVGHWSLGTVSVSPPSAMSPRVSHPQVLVPSEGIRGPAVTLEEQTDPSPPPSKAHPVPVWTWVPSSSGSAEAGVSSAAPGATKAPHEDGAATGASWPPEPTLGSVPSPSSSTLAPRHPPSTTSSPSPSHPPASPAPSLQTPAVTPAAHPMSSPSPVTSWHPYDIPTATSWVAAGGTLTAEATSRSDPGSVGAQPPVRTLPLSFRLLGIAYTEALSRKASGSYRQLEDEVKLMLGQALSSYETFLQANVLEFRNGSVLVCGEILFRGDAPSSSHLIRTLLTEASRAGDTFSWRLEPRSVWSGGFSLENLDPEKLSISLTALQLGQNGAEPLVSEVIRALSALYPVRNFTISRLRPLRGDLEVTGDVYLDTAVHTDVAAVLRALTVLTSSSVDLSSLSVQGARLPLRVYPVSFLVTNRRFSERLLDPLAAEHRGLARDLGEAVARALKGHRSFLQAVIRGFLPGSLLCHGDVLFQPPTPTSLEVLEALALSVGPDEALAGSNFQVDPYSIAVGEDTLEPPPAPGFPESTVAIMVVCILGIITVPIVLLVCLRTKRGSWSDVAVLWNRRDPEVGTQTLEMENQGFWVASEQDTEEAPACWQTDSS, from the exons ATGGGCTctccccagcagagctgtggggtgACCCCGTCGCATCCTGCAGGTGACATGTCCCCGATGCCCCGCAGTGAGGGGGACATggccccagccccgtgtcctGCCTCTGGTGGGCTGCGGTGCagggctgtcctgctgctggctgtctgtctgtccgtcaCTGCCCTGCCCCACGGCCTGGGCTCCCTGGTGGCTCCATTGCCTGGCCACTTGCCCcagaggggacacggggacccACACAACCACCCCACGATGGAGCCACCTGCATCTGAGGGCACCTCGGGCTGCTCCTGCGGTGAAGGAAACTCCAATCATGGCATGGGAGCTGCGGGACTGGCCCTGGGGACACCAACTGGAGCTGTGATGCTGGTGGACAACAGTGTGCCCACATCTGACCTGACCACATCCAGTGGCTTCTCCGATGTCCAGCATGAAGCTCCTGGAGCCCCAGCGAGGAGCCCCGAGGGACAGGAGCGAGCCGtgagccccagccctgtcccctgccacccTGCAAGTGGTGTGGGTGAGGACCATGCTGCTGCTCACCCGCAGCCCCCTGTGGGgccgtccccagccctgccatcaGAGGAGACATCTAGCTGGGCTGGGGCTCGTCCTGGTGCTGCTCCGGTGCCTTCTGTCCCTGCTGTCACACCAGTGGGGCACTGGTCCCTGGGCACTGTCTCTGTGTCTCCTCCCAGTGCCATGTCCCCTCGTGTCAGCCACCCGCAGGTGCTGGTCCCTTCGGAGGGAATCAGGGGACCTGCTGTCACCTTGGAGGAGCAAACTGATCCATCCCCACCACCCTCCAAAGCCCATCCTGTCCCTGTGTGGACGTGGGTCCCCAGCTCCTCAGGTTCCGCTGAGGCTGGGGTGAGCTCGGCAGCCCCTGGTGCCACCAAAGCCCCCCATGAGGATGGAGCAGCTACGGGGGCTTCCTGGCCTCCAGAACCCACGCTGGGCTCTGTGCCatctcccagctccagcacccttGCTCCCAggcacccccccagcaccaccagctctccatccccatcccacccaccGGCTTCCCCTGCCCCAAGCTTGCAGACCCCAGCAGTCACACCTGCTGCTCATCCCATGTCCAGTCCTTCTCCTGTCACCTCCTGGCACCCCTATGATATCCCCACGGCCACCAgctgggtggcagcaggaggaaccCTCACTGCAGAAGCCACATCAAGGAGCGATCCTGGCTCAGTGGGGGCGCAGCCTCCTGTGCGCACCCTGCCCCTGAGCTTCAGGCTCCTGGGCATCGCTTACACAGAGGCTCTGAGCCGCAAGGCCTCGGGGAGCTACAGGCAGCTGGAGGATGAAGTGAAGCTGATG CTGGGCCAGGCACTGTCCTCCTACGAGACCTTCCTCCAGGCCAACGTCCTTGAGTTCAG gaATGGCTCGGTGCTGGTGTGCGGGGAGATCTTGTTCCGGGGGGatgcccccagcagctcccacctcaTCCGCACGCTGCTTACGGAGGCGAGCAGAGCAGGGGACACCTTCAGCTGGCGGCTGGAGCCCCGCTCCGTCTGGTCTGGAG GCTTCAGCTTGGAGAACCTGGACCCGGAGAAGCTGTCCATCTCTCTCACTGCCCTCCAGCTCGGCCAGAATGGGGCAGAGCCCCTGGTGAGCGAG gtgATTCGGGCTCTCAGTGCCCTCTACCCTGTGAGGAACTTCACCATCAGCCGCCTCAG ACCCCTCAGGGGTGACCTGGAGGTCACCGGGGATGTCTACCTGGACACGGCTGTCCACACCGATGTTGCAGCAGTGCTGCGAGCCCTGACGGTGCTCACCAGCAGCTCCGTGGACCTCAGCTCCCTCTCGGTGCAGG GAGCCAGGCTGCCCCTGCGGGTGTACCCCGTCTCCTTCCTCGTCACCAACAGGCGCTTCAGCGAGCGCCTCCTGGACCCACTTGCTGCGGAGCACCGGGGGCTCGCCAGAGACCTGGGAGAGGCG GTGGCGAGAGCCCTAAAGGGGCACAGGAGCTTCCTGCAAGCAGTGATAAGAGGATTTCT GCCTGGCTCCCTGTTGTGCCATGGGGATGTGCTCTTCCAGCCCCCCACTCCCACCAGCCTGGAGGTCCTGGAGGCGCTCGCCCTCTCCGTAGGGCCAGATGAAGCCTTGGCTGGCTCCAACTTCCAGGTGGACCCCTATTCCATCGCTGTTGGAG AGGACACCTTGGagcccccccctgcccccggcTTTCCTGAGTCCACAGTGGCCATCATGGTCGTGTGCATCCTTGGCATCATTACCGTGCCCATCGTCTTGCTGGTG TGCCTGAGGACCAAGAGGGGCAGCTGGAGCGATGTGGCTGTCCTGTGGAACAGAAGAGACCCTGAAGTGGGGACGCAGACCCTGGAGATGGAGAACCAAGGGTTCTGGGTGGCCTCTGAGCAG GACACAGAGGAGGCTCCTGCGTGCTGGCAGACGGACTCTTCCTGA
- the C11H15orf39 gene encoding LOW QUALITY PROTEIN: uncharacterized protein C15orf39 homolog (The sequence of the model RefSeq protein was modified relative to this genomic sequence to represent the inferred CDS: deleted 2 bases in 1 codon), translating to MAAKRHPEPLDAIIFNKLPRVDAEPGPGFPPVLCKPSPVTTAGPENHLSYKGSYFSCPRAEGPLLHCLLHRPRSPPPGRLGAEQGADALVWDLLMARDKWPGHQGHPFPLKKPVAVPKPVYAAPLCFTPLGSRGGDSTLQRAPGAASPHGEPPRRGPHPEPSLLPLPPASPIAFSPYYAAFEKYRGPPAAHDLAKAPELPGRIQDSWPKLRPPASSPVHQEHPPACYPQPPYPQPPFLQPPRAEQPPGSLSSYKALSFAASGEPAPFPGAYLKPQTPRSYFPGPLDGFVPRPAGPSVLPSPKTAGLPRAAEPPLPTGFLQPSTNFAFSPMEAALFGVTEHHGAGRAVPVEPCGGRPVARPGSAFHPVRTPQKMPEGLARTFPKGDAGYGLDVVAKGSPIPPQHHPGTGDACRVGDTCRVRDACRVRDACRVGDATQEPAGATCPQERLRDLKSREMSREMSPASPPMPVINNVFSLAPYREYLEGTEGSADVPVHKEHTRGDTPPQNAAGTWDPSAVKVSVTPSEGEGADQKVPPEGPKAKAVSPEPPAKSHGGLQGSEVALDLSLKKSLVTTGDTRPDTGQPREDKEGPLGKVEEVGEDTKPPVPPQLSEAVSGVRSHFQSSAAFMSKKYKILRSWGPPRAPQPSPLPRSPPSSPPPSTSAPQGTCHRRLTLTDMLVPQAPPAPGEDGAPLPACCDALARQGLGSPCFATLHAALCDVLTCSVAGSSPELLQEWLRRTEPEEVLAEMPSSPPKPKNGVRLPEPPKPPRGKEIWLAFRDVAALLSKLLSQLETFMFTRKCPFPHVVRAGAIFIPIHVVKEKLFPKLPGASVDQVLQEHKVELRPTTLSEEKLLRDLELKSCTSRMLKLLALKQLPDIYPDLLNLLWHHSIRQQLGSQDGDNPTCPSCPRAAAGGQHRELCVVRGRGRRLASR from the exons ATGGCCGCGAAACGTCACCCGGAGCCTCTGGACGCCATCATCTTCAACAAGCTGCCTCGGGTGGATGCCGAGCCCGGCCCAGGCTTCCCCCCCGTGCTCTGCAAACCCAGCCCCGTGACCACAGCCGGCCCTGAAAACCACCTCAGCTACAAGGGCTCCTACTTCTCCTGCCCGCGGGCCGAGGGCCCGCTCCTGCACTGCCTCCTCcaccggccccgcagccccccgccgggcaggctgggtgctgagcagggtgCGGACGCCCTGGTGTGGGATCTGCTGATGGCGCGGGACAAGTGGCCCGGCCACCAGGGCCACCCCTTCCCGCTGAAGAAGCCGGTGGCAGTCCCCAAGCCGGTGTACGCGGCCCCGCTGTGCTTCACCCCGCTGGGCTCCCGGGGCGGGGACAGCACCCTACAGAGGGCACCGGGGGCTGCATCCCCCCATGGTGAGCCCCCCCGCAGGGGTCCCCACCCCGAGCCCAGCCTCctgccgctgcccccggcctcccccattgccttctccccctaTTACGCTGCCTTCGAGAAATACCGAGGCCCCCCCGCCGCGCATGACCTGGCCAAGGCCCCCGAGCTCCCCGGCCGGATCCAGGACTCCTGGCCCAAGCTCCGTCCTCCCGCCAGCAGCCCGGTGCACCAGGAGCATCCCCCGGCATGCTACCCGCAGCCTCCCTACCCGCAGcctcccttcctgcagcctccGCGCGCAGAGCAGCCTCCGGGCTCCCTCTCCTCCTACAAAGCCCTCAGCTTCGCGGCCAGCGGGGAGCCTGCCCCTTTTCCTGGTGCTTACCTCAAACCCCAAACCCCCAGGAGCTACTTTCCTGGCCCCTTGGATGGCTTCGTGCCGAGGCCGGCTGGACCCAGTGTGCTGCCCTCACCGAAGACAGCGGGGCTGCCGAGGGCTGCCGAGCCTCCACTGCCCACCGGGTTCCTCCAGCCGAGCACCAATTTCGCCTTCAGCCCCATGGAGGCAGCTTTATTTGGTGTCACGGAGCACCACGGGGCTGGGCGAGCGGTGCCGGTGGAGCCCTGCGGAGGGAGACCGGTGGCGAGGCCTGGCAGTGCCTTCCACCCCGTCCGCACCCCGCAGAAAATGCCCGAGGGACTCGCGAGGACGTTCCCCAAGGGAGACGCCGGCTACGGGCTGGATGTGGTGGCCAAAGGcagccccatccctccccagcaccacccagGCACGGGGGACGCTTGTAGGGTTGGGGACACTTGTAGGGTCAGGGATGCTTGTAGGGTCAGGGACGCTTGTAGGGTCGGGGACGCAACCCAGGAGCCTGCTGGGGCCACCTGTCCccaagagaggctgagggacctCAAAAGCCGGGAGATGTCCAGGGAGATGTCCCCCGCCTCGCCGCCAATGCCGGTGATCAACAACGTCTTCAGCCTGGCGCCTTACCGGGAGTACCTGGAGGGGACCGAGGGCTCCGCTGACGTCCCCGTCCACAAGGAGCACACCCGGGGGGACACCCCGCCCCAAAATGCAGCCGGCACTTGGGACCCCAGTGCTGTCAAGGTCTCGGTGACGCCCAGCGAAGGGGAGGGTGCTGACCAAAAGGTGCCCCCTGAGGGGCCCAAGGCAAAGGCCGTGTCCCCAGAGCCGCCGGCCAAAAGCCACGGGGGGCTCCAGGGCAGTGAGGTGGCACTGGACCTGAGCTTGAAGAAGAGCCTGGTGACAACGGGGGACACCCGCCCAGACACCGGACAGCCCCGGGAGGACAAAGAGGGGCCGCTGGGGAAGGTTGAGGAGGTAGGGGAGGACACCAAGCCCCCGGTGCCACCCCAGCTGTCAGAGGCTGTCTCTGGGGTCAGGAGCCACTTCCAGAGCTCGGCTGCCTTCATGTCCAAGAAATACAAGATCCTCAGGTCCTGGGGGCCACCCCGTGCCCCGCAGCCCAGCCCCTTGCCTcgcagcccccccagctccccgccgcCCAGCACCTCAGCCCCACAGGGGACCTGCCACCGCCGCCTGACACTGACGGACATGCTTGTGCCCCAAGCCCCCCCTGCGCCGGGGGAGGACGGAGCCCCCCTGCCCGCCTGCTGCGATGCCCTGGCCCGGCAGGGCTTGGGCAGCCCGTGCTTTGCCACCCTGCACGCCGCCCTCTGCGACGTCCTTACCTGCTCAGTGGCCGGGTCCTCcccggagctgctgcaggagtggCTGAGGAGGACGGAGCCGGAGGAGGTGCTGGCGGAGATGCCCAGTTCCCCACCCAAACCCAAGAACGGGGTCAggctccccgagccccccaagccccccaggGGCAAGGAGATCTGGCTGGCTTTCCGGGATGTGGCCGCGCTGCTCAGCAAGCTGCTGTCCCAGCTGGAGACCTTCATGTTCACTCGCAAGTGTCCCTTTCCCCACGTGGTGCGGGCGGGTGCCATCTTCATCCCTATCCACGTGGTGAAGGAGAAGCTCTTCCCCAAGCTGCCCGGCGCCTCTGTTGACCaagtgctgcaggagcacaaGGTGGAGCTGCGTCCCACCACGCTCTCTgaggagaagctgctgagggaccTGGAGCTCAAGAGCTGCACCTCGCGCATGCTGAAGCTCCTGGCTCTCAAGCAGCTCCCTGACATCTACCCGGACCTGCTGAACCTCCTGTGGCACCACTCTATCAGGCAGCAGCTCG GTTCTCAGGACGGGGACAATCCCACT TGCCCCTCGTGTCCtcgtgctgcagctggaggccagcacCGAGAGCTTTGTGTTGTACGGGGCAGAGGCCGGAGGCTGGCCAGTAGGTGA
- the LOXL1 gene encoding lysyl oxidase homolog 1, translating to MGGRGAWWGLWAALGCGLWLLAGGQDAAGRAGEPWRQLIRWENNGRVYSLLNTGAEYVPPGGERPGGARLLLADEAPGRGGRRQAPPPPRLGSETVRGHTRHPFGFGQVPDNWRDGPVGDGAGSPRLRPAGRQRQPSSSSSSSSSSSSSFAYAAFGQPLYPQPPFPQPPFEPYEAAPRASYDEAYAYYRAAGAGGAAVASAAAGASVVYPFQPRVRYEDYGEEQSPYRAQGYYPERPYAPQPADGLDRRYSHSLYHDAGTGTEQGGADSFGLDQRGVASTDNLQAPVGSPQAGGMAYGSQYQPHEPQPPFGVVMEPYGAPRPEPYVPPRPEPYVPARSPEVPQAVPDSQARLSVGSVYRPSQGGRGLPDLVPDPNYVQASTYVQRAHLYSLRCAAEEKCLASTAYTAEATDYDVRVLLRFPQRVKNQGTADFLPSRPRHSWEWHSCHQHYHSMDEFSHYDLLDATTGRKVAEGHKASFCLEDTTCDFGNLKRYACTSHTQGLSPGCYDTYNADIDCQWIDITDVQPGNYVLKVQVNPKYIVLESDFTNNVVRCNIHYTGRYVATTNCKISQS from the exons atggggggccggggggcttggtgggggctgtgggcagcGCTGGGCTGCGGCTtgtggctgctggctggggggcAGGATGCCGCCGGGAGGGCCGGGGAGCCCTGGAGGCAGCTGATCCGCTGGGAGAACAACGGGCGGGTGTACAGCCTGCTCAACACCGGCGCCGAGTACGTGCCTCCGGGGGGCGAGAGGCCCGGGGGGgcccggctgctgctggccgACGAGGCTCCCGGGCGCGGAGGCCGGAGGCAGGCGCCTCCGCCGCCTCGCCTGGGCTCCGAGACGGTGCGGGGCCACACTCGGCACCCCTTCGGCTTCGGGCAGGTGCCCGACAACTGGAGGGACGGGCCGGTGGGCGACGGCGCGGGCTCACCGCGCTTGAGGCCGGCCGGCCGCCAACGCCAGCCTTCCTcgtcctcctcgtcctcctcgtcctcctcctcgtcGTTCGCCTACGCGGCCTTCGGGCAGCCGCTGTACCCCCAGCCGCCCTTCCCGCAGCCCCCCTTCGAGCCCTATGAGGCGGCCCCGCGGGCATCCTATGACGAGGCGTACGCCTACTACCGCGCCGCGGGCGCTGGCGGGGCAGCCGTGgcctcggcggcggcgggggccagCGTGGTGTACCCCTTCCAGCCTCGAGTGCGCTACGAGGACTACGGGGAGGAGCAGAGCCCCTACAGAGCTCAGGGCTACTACCCCGAGCGGCCCTATGCCCCTCAACCGGCCGACGGCTTGGACCGGAGGTACTCCCATAGCTTGTACCACGACGCCGGGACCGGCACGGAGCAGGGCGGCGCGGACTCCTTCGGCCTCGACCAACGCGGCGTGGCCTCCACGGATAACCTCCAAGCGCCCGTCGGCTCACCGCAGGCGGGCGGGATGGCGTATGGGAGCCAGTACCAGCCCCACGAGCCGCAGCCACCTTTCGGGGTGGTGATGGAGCCCTACGGGGCCCCCCGCCCTGAGCCCTACGTGCCCCCTCGCCCCGAGCCCTACGTGCCTGCCCGCAGCCCTGAGGTGCCGCAAGCCGTCCCCGACAGCCAGGCGCGGCTCAGCGTGGGGAGCGTCTACAGGCCCAGCCAAGGAGGACGGG GTCTCCCCGACTTGGTGCCTGACCCCAACTACGTGCAGGCGTCCACCTACGTGCAGCGGGCGCACCTGTACTCACTGCGCTGCGCTGCCGAGGAGAAGTGCCTGGCCAG CACCGCCTACACGGCTGAGGCCACCGACTACGATGTGCGGGTGCTCCTGCGGTTCCCGCAGCGGGTGAAGAACCAAGGCACGGCCGACTTCCTGCCCAGCCGCCCCCGGCACAGCTGGGAGTGGCACAGCTGCCACCA GCACTACCACAGCATGGACGAGTTCAGCCACTACGACCTACTGGATGCCACCACGGGCAGGAAGGTGGCTGAGGGCCACAAGGCCAGCTTCTGCCTGGAGGACACCACCTGTGACTTCGGGAACCTGAAGCGCTACGCCTGCACCTCCCACACCCAG GGCTTGAGCCCAGGGTGCTACGACACCTACAACGCCGACATTGACTGCCAGTGGATCGATATCACAGATGTGCAGCCAGGGAATTACGTCCTAAAG GTCCAAGTGAACCCCAAATACATCGTCCTGGAGTCAGACTTCACCAACAACGTGGTGCGCTGCAACATCCACTACACTGGCCGCTACGTTGCCACGACAAACTGCAAGATCTCCCA ATCTTGA